One window of the Bos indicus isolate NIAB-ARS_2022 breed Sahiwal x Tharparkar chromosome 15, NIAB-ARS_B.indTharparkar_mat_pri_1.0, whole genome shotgun sequence genome contains the following:
- the LOC109569264 gene encoding oocyte-secreted protein 1, which produces MKPSSGLRGLLVLFSLTWTCAGDWSAVKVRCSYFWFYAKIKPTLFHNLYMNPDEAFLGNDCPVTYVSPDAHYEFFYYSNKCGIITKTFQETLLLQTKIKYMSSNSGDTAEMPVSCVVTQQACMYHLSNETESGDDETSSEDMEVSYIMQSQNDLNTTFSLCAK; this is translated from the exons ATGAAGCCTTCCTCGGGATTAAGAGGACTCTTAGTCCTTTTCTCTTTGACATGGACTTGTGCTGGGGATTGGTCAG CTGTGAAAGTACGCTGCAGCTACTTTTGGTTCTATGCCAAGATTAAACCCACactatttcacaatttgtacaTGAATCCTGATGAAGCATTTTTAGGAAATGACTGCCCTGTAACCTACGTTTCACCAGATGCTCATTATGAATTTTTCTACTATTCTAATAAATGTGGCATCATAACCAAA ACTTTCCAGGAGACTCTTCTGCTTCAGACTAAAATCAAGTATATGTCAAGTAACTCCGGAGACACCGCTGAAATGCCCGTGTCGTGTGTCGTCACACAACAAGCATG catgtacCATTTGtcaaatgaaactgaaagtggagatgATGAAACCAGCTCTGAAGACATGGAAGTTTCTTACATAATGCAGTCACA gaACGATCTGAATACTACATTCTCTCTGTGTGCCAAATGA